The Pseudomonas sp. R4-35-07 genome contains a region encoding:
- the nudE gene encoding ADP compounds hydrolase NudE, translated as MRQKPTVLAREIVASSRLFRVEEVQLRFSNGVERTYERLVGRGAGYGAVMIVAMIDEDHALLVEEYCGGTDEYELSLPKGLIEPGEDVLAAADRELKEEAGYGARQLEHITELSLSPGYMSQKIQVVLATELYEERLEGDEPEPMRVERVNLRELSALAQNEQFSEGRALAALYLVRDLLTQRGVFTL; from the coding sequence ATGCGCCAGAAACCCACCGTCCTCGCCCGCGAAATAGTCGCCAGTAGCCGTTTGTTCCGCGTGGAGGAAGTGCAATTGCGCTTTTCCAATGGCGTTGAACGGACCTACGAGCGCCTGGTGGGCCGTGGTGCCGGTTACGGCGCAGTGATGATCGTCGCGATGATCGACGAAGACCATGCTTTGCTGGTGGAAGAATACTGCGGAGGCACCGACGAGTATGAGTTGTCCCTGCCTAAAGGCTTGATCGAGCCCGGCGAGGATGTATTGGCGGCGGCGGATCGCGAACTCAAGGAAGAAGCCGGCTACGGCGCACGCCAGTTGGAACACATCACTGAGCTTTCGCTGTCACCCGGCTATATGAGCCAGAAAATCCAGGTGGTGCTGGCCACCGAGCTTTATGAAGAACGCCTGGAAGGCGATGAGCCCGAGCCCATGCGCGTGGAGCGGGTCAACCTGCGTGAGCTGTCTGCACTGGCGCAAAACGAGCAGTTCAGTGAGGGCCGGGCGCTTGCCGCGCTGTACCTGGTGCGAGACCTGCTGACCCAGCGTGGAGTGTTTACCTTATGA
- the cysQ gene encoding 3'(2'),5'-bisphosphate nucleotidase CysQ, with protein MSELFLGHPLIAPVIELARQAGEAILPYWRADVAVTSKADDSPVTAADLAAHHLILAGLTALDPSIPVLSEEDADIDQSVRAGWQRWWLVDPLDGTKEFIGGSEEFTVNIALIEQGRVVFGVVSMPTSGRCYFGGAGLGAWRSDMNAAPRQIQVRQAPAAGEAFTVVASRRHTSPEQERLLEGLSQGLGELKLANIGSSLKFCLLAEGSADCYPRLAPTSQWDTAAAQGVLEGAGGEVLELNGKPFSYPARESLLNPFFLALPAKAAWRERLLTLARS; from the coding sequence ATGAGCGAACTGTTTCTGGGCCACCCTCTTATCGCGCCCGTCATCGAACTGGCTCGCCAGGCCGGTGAAGCCATCCTGCCGTACTGGCGTGCCGACGTCGCGGTTACCTCCAAAGCGGATGATTCTCCGGTGACGGCCGCCGATCTGGCTGCGCACCATCTGATTCTCGCTGGCCTGACTGCGCTGGACCCAAGCATTCCGGTGCTGTCCGAAGAAGACGCCGATATCGACCAGAGCGTGCGCGCCGGTTGGCAGCGTTGGTGGCTGGTGGACCCGTTGGATGGCACCAAGGAATTCATTGGTGGCAGTGAAGAATTCACCGTCAATATCGCCTTGATCGAACAAGGCCGCGTGGTGTTCGGCGTGGTGTCGATGCCCACCAGTGGTCGTTGCTACTTCGGCGGCGCGGGCCTGGGGGCTTGGCGTTCGGATATGAATGCCGCGCCCAGGCAGATCCAAGTGCGCCAGGCTCCGGCCGCGGGTGAAGCCTTTACCGTGGTTGCCAGCCGCCGTCATACCAGCCCGGAACAGGAGCGTTTGCTGGAGGGGCTGAGCCAAGGCTTGGGGGAGCTGAAACTGGCGAATATCGGCAGCTCGTTGAAGTTCTGCCTGTTGGCCGAGGGCAGTGCCGACTGCTATCCGCGCCTGGCGCCGACCTCGCAGTGGGACACTGCGGCGGCGCAAGGCGTGCTGGAAGGGGCGGGGGGCGAAGTGCTGGAGTTGAATGGCAAGCCGTTCAGCTACCCGGCGCGGGAATCGTTGTTGAACCCGTTCTTCCTGGCATTGCCGGCCAAGGCGGCGTGGCGTGAGCGCCTGTTGACCCTGGCCAGATCTTAA
- a CDS encoding thioesterase domain-containing protein, with protein MSRDSRYLESILHHDIPLTREMGLKVLDWQHGQLQLHLPLQANINHKSTMFGGSLYCGAVLAGWGWLHLKLREEGIEDGHIVIQEGQISYPLPVTQDATVICAAPEEKVWKRFVATYKRYGRARLTLETWIVNEGSEERAVTFTGQYVLHR; from the coding sequence ATGAGCCGCGACAGCCGTTACCTGGAATCCATCCTCCATCACGACATCCCCCTCACCCGGGAAATGGGCCTCAAGGTGCTCGACTGGCAACACGGCCAACTGCAACTGCATTTACCCTTGCAAGCCAATATCAACCACAAGAGCACCATGTTTGGCGGCAGCCTCTACTGCGGCGCCGTGCTGGCGGGTTGGGGTTGGTTGCACCTGAAACTGCGCGAGGAAGGGATCGAAGACGGGCATATCGTGATTCAGGAAGGGCAGATCAGCTATCCCTTGCCGGTGACGCAGGACGCGACGGTGATTTGCGCAGCGCCGGAGGAGAAAGTGTGGAAGCGTTTTGTCGCAACGTACAAGCGCTATGGCCGTGCGCGGTTGACGCTGGAGACGTGGATTGTGAATGAGGGCAGTGAAGAACGTGCAGTGACCTTCACCGGCCAGTACGTCCTGCACCGCTAG